GTTATTATAGGCGTGTCATCGACAACTTTGTCATGATATATGATATTGGAGCCTTCAATATTGGCCGATACAGAAAGTGAGCCGATACAATCAtgtataattgtaatattttgtagtgtggaattttAGAAAAGACTTGATAAATGAAATTGCTGAAGAGACCAACATAGGTATGAAAAACATAACCTAttcattagggctgcgaatctttgggtgtcccatgattccaTTAAATagcgattcttggggtcgcgattcgattattaatcgaatttttcaattcaacgcgattctcgattcaaaaacgatatttttccgattcacaacgattctgtattcattcaatacaaaggatttcagcaagatctaccccagtctgctgacatgctagcagagtagtagatttttttgtaaaaagcttttataattgtaaaggacaatgttttatcaactgattgcaataatttaaatttgttttaactattaaacgaaccaaaaatatgacttattttatctttgtgaaaacattggacacagtgtgttgtcaagcctatgagatgcgatgcaagtgtaagccactgtgacactattgttcttttttttttttattattgtctaATGAGactgtcaatgagggatttttaatcactgctatgctgaaattataactaatattgataccattgttgataatattcatttttgtttcactacttttggtttgttctgtgtcgtgtttgtgtctcctcaattcctctgtttattgcagttctgagtgttgcagggtcaggtttggttttggaattggattgcattgttatggtattgctgtgtattgttttgttggattgataaaaaaaaataaaaataaaaaagaatacaaaataaaataaaaaataaaaaatattttttaaaaatgagaatcgattctgaatcgcacaacgtgagaatcgtgactccaattcgaattgatttttttccccacacccctactattcaTTATTGACCATTCGGAATGGATTTATGGTGTCGTTAAATTGAATTAGAGAGGTAATTTTGTTTGGGAACACCTAATGTCTACaagccacaataattcattacatTAAGCTCAtaatgcagtaagttgaatgatactGACCCATtttttacttccatccatccattttctaccgcttattccctttcggggtcgcggggggcgctgccgcctatctcagctacaatcgggcggaaggcagggtacaccctggacaagtcgccacctcatcgcagggccaacacagatagacagacaacattcacactcacattcacacactagggccaatttagtgttgccaatcaacctatccccaggtgcatgtctttggaagtgggaggaagccggagtacccggagggaacccacgcattcacggggagaacatgcaaactccacacagaaagatcccgagcctggattgtgaggcagacgcactaacccctctgtcaccgtgaagccccgttttTTACTTCGTACTTTTTAATTCACTTTTGCCcacgcccactgctcccctcacctcccagggggtgaagaaggtgatgggtcaaatgcagaagacaaatttcaccacacctagtgtctgtgtgacaataattggtactttaactttaacttaacttggagactttgtatttgTATGTAATACGCAACCATTATTACTTGATACTTGTTAGTGTTTTAGACTGTAATATTGTTTAATTAAGGACACTTACCGTGTATTTCTAGCAtgtatgctattgtgtgcttagctgttgggtAGCTGTTAGCTCCTAGCTATAGCTTACCATGTTTAACTTTTAGTACTTTTTTGACGTTAGTAAtataagaaaagaccaaccttgtgtgcgcAAAGGAGGACAGTTAGTTGTTAACTAGCTGTATCAGTGAGCTTATATCAGAGATTTTAAATACAACCCaatatgatatatattttttgctgatatcgggtcaataccgatatcaatatcgaATCGGCACACAACTAATTGTCATCTTCTGATTAGTTCTTGTCAAAGCACATGACAAAAACTTCATCTTTTAAAGGGGACGtgttatgattattttttttctacatttaaaatactacCCTGtggtaattgtatttatttgaataaaattTTGCATTAATAATATTTTACTGACCATCTTCAAatcgctttctgactgtctctttagTTTTGTGGGTGGTTTTATTTGCGTGCCTGCACTTCGACTCCCCATCAGCGACATTGTAGTGTTTAGCCCTTCAACATTGACTCTACTGTGAGATATAAGTTGTCTAAAATGTTGTATTAGAATTAGCAACAGTAAAGGATGCATGTGCATTTACGAGCCAGTCTGCTCCACAACAAAAGGATGGAGaaaaaataaggaacttattgactacaatagCGGACTATACATGGATATTTTTGCTGACATAATTTTCGCTGAAAAACTTCACAAATGGGGCAAATccctcgtttggaggaagtatgcaggaaggcaagattgttttattaatatctttAACAATCCTCCATGGTCTGATTTCACATTTtttggacttatgcagatctcaaatacataaaaacaagtaccaataggtaagaaaaataGGTTTCCTTTAAGGTAGCACTAGTTGTCACACATTCTTTTTCATCCTATTTATTGGCTGGTTATAATTTGTTGCACTGCTACGATGTCACACATATAGCTAACACAGATATGACTATTGTCGTGTGCGTGCACACTTCCATGGTGTACTGTAAACACAAACCCTGTATCCTGTTCATGGTCAcagggagctggagcctattttagctgaCTTTGGGCCAATGGTGGACtagcacacaaacacaaagcaCGTATAGAGAAAATTAACATTCAGGTTCACACGCACTGCTTGGTGGAAACAGTCCTCAAATGTATCGACTCCATTAAAACAGTCTTTATGTGTCTTTCAGGCTGCTATGGTTTCTTTTGCTGCCCTTGTCTGGCCTGCTCGGTTGCAGGAACATTCGGACAGAACCGATGTCTCCCATTGTGCGACATACTCAGCCCTGCTGCCTTGACAGCTTGTGGGATCCCTCTGTTTGCGCCCCCTGCAGCGTTGGGTCTTCGAGTTGGTATTCGCAACAGATATGGTGTCAAGGTATACTGCATGGTATTATGTCACGGTATTCATTTGGTTTCGATGCAAGAACAGGTTTCATGAAACCAGCACAAAGACAACGACGCTTATCAGAAGCTATCTGCTTTCTTACTGTACATCGATGCAAAGACGAAACACAATGATAAGATCACAAATCCTAAATCGAGATGGTGACTGAATTTGCTATTTCTATAGGAAGTCTGTTGGTACTATCCACAGAAAAGCAACATTGAGAGCAGACTCAGTCAAACTGGCACTAAGTTACAACAAAACAAGTATGCTTCAACACGTGaatgtaaagtaaggctccacttttccaaaatacgctagctcaatgctaatttaaaTTGGCTTTGTTACATACATGCTACTGATAAGCATTAGTGGTTTTATATCGTGGTTTCAATACCTCCAATgttttaatgaaaactacaactaagatgcaaagTACAATCTAACAGtaagggcctgatctacaaaccctgtttctatatgagttgggaatttgtgttagatgtaaatataaacggaatacaatgatttgcaaatcattttcaacccatattcagttgaatatgctacaaagacaacataattgatggtcaaactcataaaccttttttttttttttacaaaaaatcattaactttagaatctgatgccagcaacacgtgacaaagaagttgggaaaggtggcaataaatagtgataaagttgaggaatgcccatcaaacacttatttggaacatcccacaggtgtgcaggctaattgggaacaggtgggtgccatgattgggtataaaaacagcttccgaaaaatgctcagtctttcacaagaaaggatggggcgaggtacacccctttgtccacaactgcatgagcaaatagtcaaccagttgaagaacaacgtttctcaaagtgcaattgtaagaaatttagggatttcaacatctacggtccataatatcatcaaaaggttcagagaatctggagaaattactccatgtaagcggcaaggctggaaaccaacattgaatgaccgtgaccttcgatccctcagacggcaccgtatcaaaaacagacatcaatctcatgaacacttcagaaaaccactgtcactaaatacagtttgtcgctacatctgtaagtgaaagttaaggctctactatgcaaagcgaaagccatttattaacaacatccagaaacgccgccggctgctCTCGGACcgagatcttctaagatggactgatgcaaagtggaaaagtgttctgtgttctgacgagtccacatttcagaatTGTTTTTAGGAAACAGTGGACGTTGTGTCTTCTGGAacaaaggaaaagaaccatccggattgttctagctgcagagttcaaaagccggcatgtgtgatggtatgggggtgtattagtgcccaaggcatgggtaacttacacatttgtgaaggcaccattaatgctgaaaggtccatacaggttttggagcaacatatgttgtcatccaagcaacgttatcatggacgcccctgcttatttcagccagacaatgccaagccatatgttacaacagcgtggcttcatagtaaaagagtgcgggtactttcctggcccgcctgcagtccagacctgacccccatcgaaattgtgtggcgcattatgaagcgtaaaatacgacagcggagaccccggactgttgaacgactgaagctctacataaaacaagaatgggaaagaatttcactttcaaagattcaacagttagtttcctcagttcccaaacgtttattgactgttgttaaaagaaaaggtgatgtaacacagtggtgaacatgccctttcccgactactttatcacgtgttgcagccattaaattctaagtgaattattatttgcaaaaaaaaaaaaaaatttatgagtttgaacatcaaatatcttgtctttgtagtgcattcaactgattatgggtgaaaaacaatttgcaaatcattgtattccgtttatatttacatccaacacaatttcccaactcatatggaaacggggtttgtagacatatcgtctattcagcaaaaacattttgaaattttAAAGCTGCTGGATGACATAAGTGgctaattaaaacaaattcaattgatgcattTTTGTGTCTGCTGTTTTTTGTAGTGAGGTTAGTTTTTTAACATATAAGATACTGTATGTCATTAACATATCTCCTATGTGAAAACAACTTCTTGCAATAGGCATTATTTTGCATCTGTACTTCAGAGCGCACACTCACAGTAAATgccagttaaaaaaataaaataaacaaaaagtggtTTTCATCGTAAATGCACAGCAGAATTGCTACTAAAATGCCCATACAAGgtagtacatactgtatatatcggCTGCATTTtggaaaacatagcaaaacatgGGTAGAAACAaatcatgataacatgaatgtgcaataAAGGATTAAGTGTCTCCGTGGTGAAAGCCGTGCGTAGTACATGCAAAAACTTCTAATTAAATAAGGCAGTCAGCACCACTTTCCAATTGTACGCGCAGTTAGTAGAGCACACCCACTAACAGTACACACAATTTCATAGTTTAGAGACACTGTTTACCATGTGGTATTTGGATTTTAGTACATCAGGCCCCAAGTgtataatacagtggggcaaaaaagtatttagtcagccatcgattgtgcaagttctcccacttaaaatgattacagaggtcggtaattttcatcataggtacacttcaactgtgagagacagaatgtgaaaaaaatccaggaattcacattgtaggaattttaaagaaggtaTTTGTAAATttgggtggaaaataagtatttggtcaaccattcgaatctctcactgatggaaggaggttttggctcaaaatctcacgatacatggccccattcattctttccttaacacggatcaatcgtcctgtccccttagcagaaaaacagccccaaagcatgatgtttccacccccatgcttcacagtaggtgtggtgttcttgggatgcaactcagtattcttcttcctccaaacacgacgaattgagtttgtaccaaaatggatacatggatgatacagcagaggattgggagaatgtcatgtggtcagatgaaaccaaaataaaactttttggtataaactcaactcgtcgtgtttggaggaagaagaatactgagttgcatctcaagaacaccatatctactgtgaagcatgggggtggaaacatcatgctttggggctgtttttctgctaaggggacaggaccattgatccgtgttaaggaaagaatgaatggggccatgtattgtgagattttgagccaaaacctccttccatcaatgagagctttgaacggttgaccaaatacttattttccaccataatttagaaataaattctttacaattcctacaatgtgaattcctggattttttttttcacattctgtctctcacagttgaagtgtacctatgatgaaaattacagacctctgtcctcattttaagtgggaaaacttgcacaatcggtggctgactaaatacttttttgctccactgtaagtacaatatttacagtagaaACACTTTTTATAGCACCACATAAGACTATAACAGACACAACACTAGGCAACACACCTACTgacatctaacgtcttggaatcgcaactgcatgcaaagtctacgaTAAAATACTTGCAAGTGTGACTCCAAAATGTGATAAGAAAACAAGATATTACAAGTTATATCATCATTTTAAATGCTACATTGAAAAATATGATTTTATAATACAGTATAAACATGAAAATGTCTTAATACACACGAAAGTACCGTGAAGTACCAGTATTGATTCCCTACAAAgggaattggtactgtattggTTTAAATTTGGAATGTCCCATCCCTATTAACAATAAAGATTGTTGTTCACAGGGCTCCATCTGTAAGGACATCTTGACGTCATGTTTCTGCATGTGGTGTTCCTGGTGTCAGATGCATCGTGAGCTGAAGTTTCGCAAGAAAAACCCCACTGTTGTCAGCATGCAGCCACAAGCCCTCTAACATCTCTTCGAAAACCCACCAAATGCAGGCTTTGGGACATATTCTCTCTTTTGTGGTTTATGTTAATTTGCTCCTTTCTAAATAGATGACCTACATTGGTACGCAGTCAAAgtgaaacaaataataaaaaaagaaagaatgacTTACCACAGTGGGAAATTGTCATCTATACCAACTCTGGCAGTCAGGCCATGGATCGACTATCTTCCAATTGGTGATTCCTCAGTCCACACTCCCTCCAATCCCTTATTTGGGACTTTCTTCTCAAGTTTCTTGGCTTAGAAATGGGAGAAAATTAGTGTATACAAATATCATATACATTGAAAATAAGCCATAATACAAAAGCACTGACCTATAGTAATAACTTACATATGGTGTGTTATTTTGCGGCtatactgaattaaaaaaaaagagctcAGATGTGTTAAATGTGTTAAATTGTACTGTAACCGGGTAACAGATCACTTCAGGATGTCGTGTATGTACAGCAATTGTATGTTAAGAGGAGTAATGTCTGTGTTGTCTGTTACGTAGATGTGTGTGTTGTCTGTTTTTTCACAAAGGGAATAAACGTATACACATAATGGTAAGCACAAGCACTCATTATAATAAAAACAACTGAGAGAGACCACATTGTGTAATGAAAATCTAAGCATCGATCTGCTAGGGTGCTGGTTAAGAGCTAACAATTAGCTATATAAATGTAAAACATAATGCACCAACACTGAACAACCAAGCTTACAGTGTACATAGCAGaccataaaaaaaactgcatAAAACATTTGAGTTACAAAACCGGTCTGATAGAGTTCtgaacattccatccatccattgttacCTTTTGTCCCTTTGTTATGCTTGCAAATATTGCTATGGGTAGAGTTGTGTGGCCAACTTGTCACTTATTAGTtagctcagtgtttttcaaccactgtgagatacagtggggcaaaaagtatttagtcagccaccgattgtgcaagttctcccacttaaagtgatgacagaggtctgtaattttcatcatagatacacttcaacggtgagagatagaatgtgaaaaaaaatccaggaattcctatTGTacagtaggaattttaaataatttatttgtaaattatggtggaaaataagtatttggtcaaccattcaaagctctcactgatggaaggaggttttggcttaaaatctcacgatacatggccccattcattctttccttaacacggattaatcgtcctgtccccttagcagaaaaacagccccaagcatgatgtttccacctccatgcttcacagtaggtttggtgttcttgggatgcaactcagtattcttcttcctccaaacacgacgagttgagtttataccaaaaagttctattttggtttcatctgaccacatgacattctctcaatcctctgctgtatcatccatgtatccattttggtataaactcgactcgtcttgtttggaggaagaagaatactgagttgcatcccaagaacaccacacctactgtgaagcatgggggtggaaacatcatgctttggggctgtatttctgctaaggggacaggaagattgatccggGTTAAGGAAAGATTGAATcgggccatgtatcgtgggattttgagccaaaacctccttccatcagagagaactttgaatggttgaccaaatacttattttccaccataatttagaaataaattctttgaaattcctacaatgtgaattcctggattttttttcacattccgtctgtcacagttgaagtgtaactatgatgaaaattacagacctctgtcatcattttaagtaggagaacttgcacaatcgatggctgactaaatacttttttgccccactgtacattctggtgtgccgtgggagattaagtaatttcacctaattgggttaaaaatattatttgcaaactagtaattataatccgtaaaTGTACTGTGTCGTTGAGTGttagtgctgtctagagctcggcagagtcaccatgtaatactctttcaaatcactaggtggcagcaggtagccattgctttgtagatgtcaggaacatggtttgtcgcgaTCACAGTATgagggaggcagggtgcaggtaaaaaggtatctaacacttacaccaaaaataaacaaaaagtgagtgccgctaagaaaaggtattgaagcttaggatagcgtccgcacaactcaaacagtcttgattgcgaaaacaaagcaggtgcggggaatagagttcaaggaagacattaaacttctacaggaaaataccaacaaagggaaaatccaccaaaataggagcgcgagtttacattttttatgttttctgctgataGTGTGCCtacgcattttttcaatgaacaaaaatgtgtcttggcttcaaaaaaggttgaaaaacactgagtcaGAGCACTctaagcttaaaggcctactgaaatgagattttcttattcaaacggggatagcaggtccattctatgtgtcttacttgatcatttcgcgatattgccatatttttgctgaaaggatttagtagataacatccacgataaagtttgcaacttttggtcgctaataaaaaaagccttgcctttaccgaaagtcgcagacgatgacgtcacccgtctAAGGGCTCttcacatactcacattgttttgaatgggagcccatccatccatccatttctaccgcttattcccttttggggtcgcggggggcgctggcgcctatctcagctacaatcgggcagaaggcggggtacaccctggacaagtcgccacctcatcgcagggccaacacagatagacagacaacattcacacattagggccaatttagtgttgccaatcaacctatccccaggtgcatgtttttggaagtgggaggaagccggagtacccggagggaacccacgcattcacggggaggacatgcaaactccacacagaaagatcccgagcctggatttgaacccaggactgcaggaccttcgtattgtgaggcagacgcactaacccctctgccaccgtgaatgcaagcctccaacaaaaagaactattcgggccgagaaaacgacaatttccccattaatttgagagaggatgaaagattcgtggctgaggatattgatagcgaaggactagaaaaaaaaaagggaaaaaattaagttaaaaaaaaaggcgattgcattgtgagcgattcagttgtttttaaacacatttacgaggataattctggaaaatcccttatctgcctattgtgttgctagtgttttattgagttaaatagtacctgatagtcggaggggtgtgtcgacGCCAgggtctgagggaagtcacggcagctacatggacggcgcaagctccacagatctccggtaagagacgactttttaccacaattttctcactgaaacctgccggttgacaagtggtcgggatccatgttcgcttgaccgttctgatccatagcgaagcttcacctctgggaattttaaacaaggaaacaccgtgtgtttgtgtggctaaaggctaaagcttccccccctccatctttctactttgacttctccattattaattgaacaaattgcaaaagatttagcaacacaaatgtccagaatactgtttaattgtgcgatgaaaagagacgacgtcTAGCCGCAactggtgctgcgctaatatgtcccctccaactcgagacgtcacgcgcacgcgtcatcattccgcgacgttttcaaagagaaactccgcgggaaatgtaaaattgtaatttagtaaactaaaccggccgtattagcatgtgttgcaatgttaatatttcatcattgatatataaactatcagactgcgtggtcggtagtagtgggtttcagtaggcctttaaaaacatatCAAGAAAGCTTATTGTTCTTTTTCTGCCTATCATTCCCGCTCTTACTTCTTCCACTTCCTGGTGTCCAACACATAACACATGTCATCATATCCTGTGTCCTCCGCCCTTAAGTTCCCCCTCACAATGGTTCCGGGTATTGTCTTGTTACCTAAGTAACCAATACATGACATCTAGCCAATAAAACAGCAATTAGGTTGTTCATGGGAAGTCAAACAGTCACTAAACCACTGCAACAAGAACAATAAACAcagtaaatacacatatttacgATAAGAAAATAGGGCTACTCACTTTTTATATAAACACGCAATGTCAATTAGAAAGCAAAGTCTAAGTCCATGTATAGACTCATAGGCCACTAGCGCTCCCTGGTGTCGTGATCAAGAACTACATTAGAAAACAAGGGACAGGTATAAGTCAAATGAACTCACTGGTTATGGTTacggtttgagtttatttcgaacatacagtacaaaatgatacatcacacgctCCAATTTCTCCTTTCAACATATTTGATACAAACCAAGACGTATTTTTTGTGGGGAAATGTTCACCTAAAGTCAGACTAAAACTGGGGCGTATCAAAACCGAGGAACTGTACATGTTTTAATGTATGAATTTATTCCCAGCAGTTTATCACCTTCATTTTGTAGCTGCAGTTGGATCAGAAAAGACTGAACTATGCGTACTGACAATTACCCAGCAagcacatgaattgattaacgtggaccccgtcttaaacaagttgaaattttttttcgggtgttaccatttagtggtcaattgtacggaatatgtactgaactgtgcaatctactaataaaagtttcaatcaa
This genomic stretch from Nerophis ophidion isolate RoL-2023_Sa linkage group LG22, RoL_Noph_v1.0, whole genome shotgun sequence harbors:
- the LOC133540789 gene encoding cornifelin homolog A-like → MTGKSALTTWNSGIFDCCQDSCSCCYGFFCCPCLACSVAGTFGQNRCLPLCDILSPAALTACGIPLFAPPAALGLRVGIRNRYGVKGSICKDILTSCFCMWCSWCQMHRELKFRKKNPTVVSMQPQAL